One genomic window of Evansella cellulosilytica DSM 2522 includes the following:
- a CDS encoding ArsR/SmtB family transcription factor — translation MKLSIPLKNENDFSFYEKRFKALADNKRLHLLSILCRQGSTCVCDLTDLLEIPQSKLSYHLKILLDADIIVKEKKGTWNYYTINNQSIDHLLSEELCCLFRPDK, via the coding sequence ATGAAACTTTCGATACCATTAAAAAATGAAAATGATTTTTCTTTTTACGAAAAGAGGTTTAAGGCATTAGCCGATAATAAACGTCTACACTTATTGTCTATACTTTGTAGACAAGGTTCTACATGTGTGTGTGATTTGACGGATTTATTAGAGATTCCTCAATCAAAGCTCTCATACCATCTTAAGATTTTATTAGATGCTGACATTATTGTAAAAGAAAAAAAGGGGACATGGAATTACTATACAATTAATAACCAATCTATTGATCATTTACTTTCAGAAGAATTATGCTGTTTATTCCGCCCAGATAAATGA
- a CDS encoding transglutaminaseTgpA domain-containing protein: MKSLDWLDRCTIFLMCLFLYAFISPFADYYRFEIQHFMLFVFLIICLMEMFPLTTRVGNRLLQLVVLAVGAVTILGWRPTLFLSPTWDGIITVVSRDLPQLQQNIYQTWYVFVLWLLYFFTVFWFRSKARSILTLFVTTITLVFLDTFSNLSLWVDVVLVVSTILLLLIVFHFKMLRRKSPKGWAHLTYYPETLLAPVLIFFFLVLFASIFLPDTDPLLRDPYAIFSDNETQETLSERSGNDGLENGLNRDRASGYRRDDNNLGGGFRFDYSPVMNIETTIPYYWRGETRDFYNGSGWEISDPDVYVENVVFIDSKEHESFSKDLPEYVNRSLLETREVEYTVEFTTYPIEIFPVLFGAYAIEHIEVVSEIEEVDHYYSSLIKENIPSNSDFVWLPRSESIHYIGDGDVFPEKYHIVSKVPIINEVALRDVEPFPLPKELEPYVQLPENIPERVFDLLNQITEGEENIYDQVKAIEQYLKNTYSYENNPNDSLGESDDFVDRFLFEIEEGYCDYFSTSMVVLTRGLGIPSRWVKGFTQGVLDEDPYINYLNPHSRGEGTYQVNNSHAHSWVEVYFEGYGWIPFEPTPNFSLPIISPELEESTSNNEQNNLDDEDGTGEMREELLTKRHFIFIALLITIVISILLFRRQLRYFIKRVIKRKGKTTRAIVKYEFERLMDYGILQGYNHYKDDTFESMVHRWSMQNPILEEEFNSLRNTFEKAMYSNENISTEELLIFRNKVKAVMKKMKK; encoded by the coding sequence ATGAAATCTCTCGATTGGCTGGACCGTTGTACAATTTTTTTAATGTGTTTATTTTTGTACGCATTTATCTCCCCATTTGCAGACTATTATCGTTTTGAAATACAACATTTTATGCTATTCGTATTTTTGATCATCTGTTTAATGGAAATGTTTCCTTTAACGACACGCGTAGGTAACCGACTATTACAACTTGTTGTTTTAGCAGTTGGAGCTGTTACAATTTTAGGGTGGAGGCCTACTTTATTTCTTTCACCTACATGGGATGGAATCATAACAGTCGTTTCGCGAGACCTTCCACAACTGCAACAAAATATTTATCAGACTTGGTATGTATTTGTTTTATGGCTGTTATATTTTTTTACTGTTTTTTGGTTTAGATCTAAAGCGAGATCAATTTTGACATTATTTGTTACGACTATAACACTAGTGTTTTTAGATACATTTTCTAACTTATCGTTATGGGTTGATGTTGTTTTAGTTGTAAGTACGATTTTGCTTCTACTCATTGTTTTTCATTTCAAAATGCTAAGAAGGAAAAGTCCTAAAGGCTGGGCGCATTTAACTTATTATCCAGAAACACTACTTGCTCCAGTACTCATTTTCTTTTTTCTAGTGTTATTTGCTAGCATTTTCCTTCCTGATACGGACCCTTTATTACGTGATCCATATGCCATTTTTAGTGACAATGAAACTCAAGAAACATTATCAGAGCGAAGTGGAAATGACGGCCTTGAAAACGGATTAAATCGTGATAGAGCTTCAGGATACAGACGGGATGATAACAATCTAGGGGGTGGCTTTCGTTTTGATTACTCACCGGTGATGAACATTGAGACAACAATTCCATATTATTGGCGTGGTGAAACACGTGATTTTTATAATGGGAGTGGTTGGGAAATAAGTGATCCGGATGTTTACGTAGAAAATGTTGTGTTTATAGATAGCAAAGAACACGAGTCATTTAGTAAGGATTTACCTGAATACGTTAACCGAAGTTTACTTGAAACACGTGAAGTAGAATATACAGTAGAATTTACTACATATCCTATCGAAATATTCCCAGTACTTTTTGGAGCTTATGCTATTGAGCACATTGAAGTAGTCAGTGAAATAGAAGAGGTGGATCATTATTACAGTAGTCTGATAAAGGAAAATATACCTTCGAACTCAGATTTTGTTTGGTTACCACGGAGTGAGTCCATTCATTATATTGGGGATGGTGATGTTTTTCCAGAAAAGTATCACATTGTTTCAAAGGTCCCTATTATAAATGAAGTAGCGTTACGCGATGTAGAACCATTCCCTCTGCCTAAAGAGCTAGAGCCATATGTACAATTACCTGAAAATATACCTGAACGAGTATTTGATCTTTTAAATCAAATAACAGAAGGTGAAGAGAATATATATGATCAAGTAAAGGCGATTGAGCAGTATTTGAAAAACACTTACTCGTACGAAAATAATCCTAATGATAGCTTAGGTGAGAGTGATGATTTTGTCGATCGGTTTTTATTTGAAATTGAGGAAGGTTATTGTGATTACTTTTCCACTTCTATGGTTGTTTTAACTAGAGGTTTAGGAATTCCATCTCGTTGGGTGAAGGGTTTTACACAAGGGGTATTAGATGAAGATCCATATATCAATTATTTAAATCCACATAGTCGTGGTGAAGGAACATATCAAGTAAATAATTCACACGCACACTCATGGGTAGAGGTTTATTTTGAAGGGTATGGTTGGATTCCCTTTGAACCTACACCTAATTTTTCCCTTCCAATTATCTCACCTGAACTGGAGGAATCTACCTCTAATAATGAGCAGAATAACCTAGATGATGAAGATGGAACAGGGGAGATGCGCGAAGAATTATTGACTAAAAGACATTTTATTTTCATTGCGCTCCTAATAACTATTGTGATCAGTATATTATTATTTAGAAGGCAGTTACGTTATTTTATAAAAAGAGTAATAAAAAGAAAAGGGAAAACGACACGAGCAATTGTAAAATATGAGTTTGAAAGGTTAATGGATTACGGCATACTACAAGGATATAATCATTACAAGGACGATACATTTGAAAGTATGGTGCATCGTTGGAGCATGCAAAATCCAATATTAGAGGAAGAATTCAACAGTTTAAGAAATACGTTTGAAAAAGCGATGTACAGTAATGAAAACATAAGTACAGAAGAATTACTTATATTTAGAAATAAAGTGAAAGCGGTTATGAAAAAAATGAAAAAGTGA
- a CDS encoding YckD family protein produces MKRKLVVGVLSAIMLFSVGFSSEVGAHGMNEDVELTAEQMDEMATLQEKALEKKVEIINKYVEFGVFTEEKGKKMISFVEKKYNELKENNFIPKWDKHKKHDH; encoded by the coding sequence ATGAAACGTAAGTTAGTAGTTGGGGTGTTGTCAGCTATTATGTTATTTAGTGTTGGCTTTTCTTCAGAGGTTGGCGCTCATGGAATGAATGAAGATGTTGAATTAACTGCAGAGCAAATGGATGAGATGGCAACATTACAAGAGAAGGCATTGGAGAAAAAGGTAGAGATCATTAACAAATATGTTGAATTCGGTGTTTTTACAGAGGAAAAAGGAAAGAAGATGATTTCTTTTGTTGAAAAGAAATATAATGAATTAAAAGAGAACAATTTTATCCCTAAATGGGACAAGCACAAAAAGCATGACCATTAA
- a CDS encoding YrzI family small protein — protein MIFHLFFLTITISKRRYTVENIRSERNQQRIKEELLYKRAQYVQTRRFF, from the coding sequence ATGATATTTCACCTATTTTTTTTAACAATTACAATCTCAAAGAGAAGATATACTGTCGAGAACATAAGAAGTGAAAGGAATCAACAACGCATTAAAGAAGAGTTATTATATAAACGCGCTCAATATGTACAAACGAGAAGATTCTTTTAG
- a CDS encoding YjcZ family sporulation protein: MTYAPGFALVLVLFILLVIIGTAVISY; this comes from the coding sequence ATGACTTACGCACCAGGCTTTGCATTAGTGCTAGTGTTGTTCATCCTCTTAGTAATTATCGGCACAGCCGTAATTAGCTACTAG
- a CDS encoding YpjP family protein, with the protein MRWKLWMKKISVIAITFMTLGVFIPPNYLDAYADNNELSLPDSESDQITDFSHVDQVDEIDLFEESDEFDTDDLIHLITEQAIEQTVNKLGPRIVNKVESDLMSTVMPNMEEVIKDLLIEAEEEDLRHYEVSENPANGYGEKIFNIYDVRTNTEVARFDVRRDIRPKQGYWFNFHYHLSEDDFEEHHHLGDIYWDKNTPPKWMS; encoded by the coding sequence ATGAGATGGAAGCTATGGATGAAAAAAATTTCTGTAATCGCTATCACTTTTATGACATTGGGTGTATTTATACCACCCAACTATTTAGATGCGTATGCTGATAACAATGAGCTTTCATTACCAGATTCAGAATCAGATCAAATAACTGATTTTTCTCATGTAGATCAAGTTGATGAAATAGATCTATTTGAAGAATCGGATGAATTTGACACAGATGATCTTATTCACCTTATTACAGAGCAAGCGATAGAACAAACAGTAAATAAGTTAGGCCCGAGAATTGTTAATAAAGTAGAGTCCGATCTTATGAGCACAGTGATGCCAAATATGGAAGAAGTAATTAAGGATTTATTAATCGAGGCTGAGGAAGAAGATCTTCGCCATTATGAAGTTTCCGAAAATCCTGCTAACGGTTACGGTGAAAAAATATTTAACATATATGATGTGAGAACAAACACGGAAGTAGCTCGCTTCGATGTGAGACGTGATATTCGACCTAAACAAGGGTATTGGTTTAATTTTCATTATCATTTAAGTGAAGATGATTTTGAAGAGCATCACCATTTAGGAGATATTTATTGGGATAAAAATACGCCACCAAAGTGGATGTCATAA
- the yjcZ gene encoding sporulation protein YjcZ, which produces MSHTHSNFSGFPFVLVMFILLVIIGAVIVGGHGY; this is translated from the coding sequence ATGTCACACACTCATTCAAACTTTAGTGGATTTCCTTTTGTATTGGTGATGTTCATTTTATTAGTAATTATTGGCGCTGTAATTGTTGGAGGGCATGGTTACTAA
- a CDS encoding sulfite exporter TauE/SafE family protein, whose amino-acid sequence MLGLDWGAFILVAICALLIGMSKTGLPTLGILVVAAMASIFPARESIGIVLPMLIAADIIAVTYYRRSVHWKTLMSLLPWVLGGIALGFILLFFVEASRPIEIILGAIVLVLIAIQVTRDKWGTKFLAVLPESRVFIGVMGTLAGFTTMIGNAAGPIMAIFLIAIALPKKEFIGTGAWFFLSVNLIKVPMYIGLGLITFETITFNLWLVPAILLGTYLGIKFLPLIPQKYFNVTILILAAVGGINLLL is encoded by the coding sequence TTGTTAGGATTAGATTGGGGAGCTTTTATATTAGTAGCAATATGTGCACTGTTAATTGGAATGTCAAAAACTGGACTTCCGACTTTAGGAATTCTCGTTGTAGCTGCAATGGCTTCCATTTTCCCAGCTAGGGAATCAATAGGAATAGTTTTACCGATGTTAATTGCTGCTGACATTATTGCAGTTACGTACTATAGAAGAAGTGTACATTGGAAAACATTAATGTCATTATTACCATGGGTGCTTGGTGGTATCGCGCTAGGATTTATCTTACTGTTTTTTGTAGAAGCAAGTCGGCCAATAGAAATTATTTTAGGAGCGATCGTTTTAGTCCTTATTGCTATCCAAGTAACACGGGACAAGTGGGGAACAAAATTTTTAGCCGTATTACCGGAATCTAGAGTTTTCATCGGTGTAATGGGGACATTAGCTGGATTCACGACGATGATAGGTAATGCAGCTGGTCCAATTATGGCGATATTCCTCATTGCAATTGCTCTGCCTAAAAAAGAATTTATTGGTACTGGTGCGTGGTTTTTCTTGTCTGTCAATTTAATTAAAGTGCCAATGTATATTGGCTTAGGGCTGATTACATTTGAAACGATTACATTTAATTTATGGCTTGTCCCAGCAATTTTACTTGGAACGTACTTAGGGATAAAATTTTTACCGCTTATTCCACAAAAGTATTTTAACGTAACTATTTTAATTTTAGCTGCTGTCGGTGGGATAAATCTGCTATTATAA